From Pleurocapsa sp. PCC 7319:
GGTACAGACCTGGGGCTTCCCACCGACAATGCTAAGAGGCGATCGTTTTGGGAACATACAAAGCCATGTTTATATCTCAAGCTGCATTTGATTAGCAATTATTACTATCATCTTGTTCGCACGCACCAATCGAAACCCAAGTACTAGCACCGTCTTCAAACCATTCTTTTTTCCAAATAGGCGCATTGTGTTTCAAGGTGTCGATCGCGTAACGACAGGCAGCAAAAGCTTCGCCACGATGAGGACATCCTACGGCAACTATGACGCTAATTTCCCCAATTTTTAGCTTGCCTACACGATGATGAATTACAATCCGATTTACATCTTGCCATTGGCGACGTATTTCAGCGGCAATAGAATTAAAAATAGCGATCGCCATGGGTTGATAAGCCTGATATTCTAAATATTCCACGGGAATACCATCAGTTTGATTACGTACAGTACCACTCATTAGTACTATTGCCCCGTTCGCTTGATCATCCGCTAAACTATAGGCTTCCTCTAAAGACAAAGGCGCTATGGTAATAGCAAAACTATCATGGGGATGAGTCTTAGTAGATGGCGAAACAGACGATGAACTTAGATTGACCATATTTTAGATTTGATTGCTCATTTTTGGGCGCTTTAAATAGGCAAAATTAGCTGACTCAAATATTCTATAAAAATATTAAGAAAGACGGATCTTGAATCCGCCTTAAAATATGGGTGATCTATTAGATAAGTTCTGATAAGTTCTCAAGCATCGACATAGAGATTATGGACGAAGATGGTTGAGAAACTCAGGATCGTGAGCAGGACTGTAGACATCGACTTGAGTTTCAGGAGTTACCGTAATATTAGGCGTTGTTAGACCATTAACAGCTCCACCACCAACAGTATAGTCTCCTTGATTAGATTGAACTACTTGACCGGGACTAATTCCTAATTGAGTCGTATTTCCGACCACTGTATTGTTAAAGCAATCACCTTCATTATCAGTAGTAATGTCGTTAGATTGCTGTGCTGGAGTGCGGGAGCCGTGAATTGCTACTTGAGTAGTAGCATCAACAATAGTACAAGCTTTGACTGCTGGAGTGAAAGAGGGAAATAGAGGCAATAAAGTAGTTAAAGAGAATAAAGCTAAAGGGGCTGTAAATTTCATGGTCGTCTCCTAAATGTTTAATTGTATTTGAGCTTTAGGGATGAATTTAGATAGAAATAATTCGAAATTAAGTAATATATCAGTCGTTAATAGTATTTTCTTAGAGTAGCTAATTGCTATATGGCAACTGTATCTAAGTAATCTTAAACTATAGTGTCATCCTTGATAATTGGATACGTTACCGAGAAATTTTTTATGCACCTTAAGTTGCAGAATTGCTATTGAGTTTAGTTCTGAAAGGCTTATCAAATCTTGCTTCTGTGTAAAATTAGATTGTATTTTTGCTTAATTCATCCTTTAACGGGAAACGATCTTCAAGACCACACCGATTACGCTTTATGGATGGGCGTTCCACAACCTTTAAAACTAGAAATACTCAGCTAAGCTTTCAAAATTAACTCAAGTAACCAATTGGATCTAGATTTGGTTTCTTAATCAGGTAGAATGCTTGGTGGCGGTTTTATTAAGTCTTATTGGACTAAATAATCATTAGCCACAGAAGAGTATTCTTCTTGGCATAAATCATTGTTTTAAGTTGATAAATTAGTATTCGGAGAATTTCATGGACTTATCCCTTATTCCAGCACAGCCTGAACCTGGTGTAATCAATGTGTTAATCGAAATTGCTGGTGGTAGCAAAAACAAGTATGAATTTGATAAAGATATGAACGCTTTTGCCTTGGATCGCGTTCTATTTGCATCAGTAAAATATCCTTATGACTATGGTTTTGTGCCTAATACCCTAGCTGATGATGGTGATCCTTTGGATGGAATGGTGATTATGGATGAGCCTACTTTTCCTGGATGTGTAATAGCTGCTAGACCAATTGGGATGCTGGAAATGATCGATGGTGGCGATCGCGACGAGAAAATCCTCTGTGTACCTGCTGAAGACCCAAGGTATAACGAAGTGAAATCTCTTAAAGATATCGCTCCACATCGTTTAGAAGAGATAGCAGAATTTTTTAGAACTTATAAAAATCTAGAAAAGAAAGTAACTGAAATTCAAGGATGGAAGGATGTAGATGCCGTTAACCCTTTGGTTGAACAGTGCATTAAAGCCTATAAGTAATTAACATGGTTATATTGGTAGGCTAGAACAACACCATTTTCCTACCATATAACCTTATAGAATTTATAAAATAATCTCTAAAAAAGTATCAATATGCTTGTTAAATCAACTACCCGTCACGTTCGTATCTATGGTGCAGAAGTAAAAGATAATCAGTTAGTACCCAGTGATAACGTTCTAACTTTAGATGTTGATCCAGACAATGAATTCAATTGGAGTGAAGATACTCTGCAAAAAGTTTATCGCCATTTTGATGAATTGATCGAACAGAATAATGGCGAGGATTTAAGTGAATACAATCTACGTCGAATTGGTTCCGATCTTGAACACTTTATACGCTCTTTGTTGATGGCAGGCGAAATTAATTATAATTTGGGTGCCAGAGTTCGTAATTACAGTATGGGACTACCCAGAATGGAAAGCCCTGATACAGAAGGAAAGTACCGTTAAGCACTCTCAGGTCAATGCTAATTCTCATGTATGTCTTGTAGAGAAATACCCGACTCTCATTTCCTAGGGGAAATAGAGAGCGGGCAATATGCGGTGAACTACATGCCTTTGTTTTACCTTCGTGGGGTAGGTTTATGTACTTTAAGTCTCATTGAAATTTATTAGAAAATTTCTTCTGCTACTTCTATCCTTAGTAGCGATCGCGCGTTTTCAATTTGGTTGACAATAGTTGCCACATTAGAGCCTGCAAACAGTAGTCCCACGGCAACATTATCAAAGGAAGGGGCTTAAATCTTAGATTTCTGCCAAAACTTTGCTTGAGATTCTTGAATCGCTGTCAGCGAGATCGCTTCTAATGCAAGAGTCAGGAAGTTTCTCTCTTGAGTCTATGCTTAGGGATTACGTTAACATGTAACACTCCAACTCTCTAACTCAACAATATTATTTTGATTACGATAAGTTGCCAAAAGTATTATTAGCCGATTTTGTGGTTAGCTATCATAAAGATATACCCCATTAAATATCTCAGGGGGGTTGATAGCTATGGCAAAGCAACTGTCTCTCGAACAGATCTCCCAGTGTGGCGTAGACCAAACAATAGCCGCTGCGATATTGCCGCAGATTAATCAGTCTCTAGCTTCGCTTATTCCTGTTGATTGTTGGCAGTATCTTATTAAAGGAGTACTTAAACCTAATTATCCTTTTCCTTTACACGAACTGCTTTACCACACTGTATTTTCTGACTGGGAATCCAGTAAAGGTTTTCCGCCAGCCTGGATTCCCTCTAAGGAGCAGATTCAAGCTACCAATATTGCTGCTTTAATGAAAGAGCTGGACATAGCTTCCCATTCAGAACTTCATGCCTGGTCAGTACAGAATTGTGCCCAGTTTTGGGAGGTGATGATTGAAAGACTCAATATTTGTTTTCAAGCAAAATATACTCAAATTGTCGATCTTTCCCACGGTGTAGAATCACCCCAATGGTTAGTAAATGCGCGTCTAAATATTGCTGAAAGCTGTTTTCAAGCTCCTCGAAATAATACTGCCATTATTTGGCAACCGGAGGGAGGCTCTTTATCGACTCTAACTTATGGAGAACTGGAGGCTTTAACCAACCGAGTTGCCAATAGTTTACTAAATGTTGGCTTTGCTCCTGGCGATCGCCTTGCTATTGCCATGCCAATGACTGCGGAATCTGTGGCTATTTATTTGGGAATTATTAAAGCTGGTTGTGTGGTGGTATCGATCGCCGATAGTTTGGCCGGTGAGGAAATTGCAATCCGGTTACAACTATCTCAAGCGAAGGCAATCTTTACCCAAGACTACATCTTACGCGCTGGCAAACATTTGCCTCTTTACGCCAAAATCATCGATGCTAATGCACCTAAAGCGATTGTTCTGGCAAATAATTCTTCTCTAACAGTTAAATTGCGTCAGCAAGATTTATCTTGGGATGAGTTTCTCAGTCCGCAAGAGCAGTTTGATGCCATTCCTGTTCATCCCGATGCTTATACTAATATTCTTTTCTCTTCAGGTACGACAGGAGAACCAAAAGCTATTCCTTGGACTCACACTACCCCTATTAAGTGTGGGGTTGACGGATATCTGCATCACGACATTCATCCTCCAGACGTAGTAGCTTGGCCGACTAATCTAGGATGGATGATGGGACCATGGCTCATTTATGCTAGTCTGATCAATCACGCAACTATAGCTCTCTATTATGGAACACCAACAGAAAGAGAATTTGGTCGATTTGTACAAGATGGGCGAGTTAATATATTGGGTGTCGTACCCAGTTTAGTCAACACTTGGAAAGTAACTCAATGTATGCAAGGACTAGATTGGAGCGCGATTAGAGCATTTAGTTCCACAGGGGAGTGTTCTACCCCCCAAGATATGCTCTTTCTGATGTCTTTGGCTGGATATAAACCCATTATCGAATACTGCGGCGGTACAGAAATTGGTGGTGGATATCTTACTAGTACGCTGGTGCACCCCTGCTCTCCCTCGACCTTTACTACTCCTGCCTTGGGGCTGGATTTAGCTATCGTTGACGAAAATGGTCATGCTGCCGATCGAGGAGAAGCCTTTATTATTCCTCCTTCGATTGGACTTTCTACCGAGTTGTTGAATAAAGATCATCATCAGGTCTATTTTGCCGATACTCCCTCTATCGCCAACTCTTCTATTACCCTCCGTCGTCATGGCGATCGCCTAGAACGTCTACCTAACTCTTACTACCGCGCTCAAGGTCGTGCTGATGACACGATGAATCTGGGAGGTATCAAAGTTAGTTCAGCGGAAATTGAACGGGTACTTAGTACCGTAAAAGGAATTAGTGAAACAGCAGCGATCGCCATATCTCCTACTCAAGGAGGTCCCAGCCAACTAATAATCTATGCAGTAGTTGCACCCCAATGGCAAACGGATCGAGATACTCTAATGGTCTCTCTTCAGACAGCCATTAAGGAACATCTGAATCCCTTATTTAAGATTAGCGATCTCGAGCTCGTCGAGTCATTACCCCGCACCTCCTCTAATAAAGTCATGCGAAGAGTGTTACGCGATCAATACCACATCAAATATTTATCTACCGTCTGACAGGGTAATCTCCGATCTTAGATCAAATCAAATTGTGCCCAAGCTTTTAGGCAGCTTCTTTCATCAAGCAGTCTTTGATCACCCCTTTAGCTAAATTTTCTTGAGCCATTTTGAGACGAATTATTTCAATAAATAAGCTTTCCAATTCATCACGTGGAAGATCCTTAACTAGCTGCTGATACATATGCAGATCAAACTGCTGCTCTAAGCTTAACGAGAAATCAGGAAGTTTCGGTAACATGGCTAGACCTCTTTATTAATGTCAATCAGGTCTTGAAGTTTGCCAGAGTCAGAGTCTTTAGGCAAAATTTCTCAACCAATCTCATTACAAGACAAGAGGAGTTACCAACAAGACTTGAGCTAAACTATCAGCTACTTCTGACTGCGGATGGGTCAGTTCACATTGCATTAAACTTTCTAAATTACTTAGGGAAAAGTTTATGTTGTTGAATGAACAGTCAAGAACTGCTTATATAAGAGATGTTAATATATCCTTGACAAAGGCGACAATTTATGAATCCGATGAATTGCCAAGCTGCCAAAATTTGACTATAAATCGATTCCCTAAGAGCTGAAAATGCCTACTTGATTAAGTTAAGGGAGTCAGGCTATGGAGATAAAAGTCCCTTAGAAATTTGCCGTGAAATGTTTGCCTTAGCTGATGGCATAATCGTCAGTGCCAAAAAGGATGGTCTGGTGAATATTGGTGGTTTTATTGCTATGAACGATCGCGCTCTGTATGAGCAAGCTCGCAATGAGTTAATTTTGCGGGAGGGATTTCCCACCTATGGTGGATTGGCGGGTCGGGATTTAGAAGCGATCGCCATTGGTTTGCGAGAAGTCCTAGAGGAAGATTATTTACATTATCGCTTAGGACAAACGACTTATTTGACTGAGCGTCTATTGGAATCAAAAATTTCCATTATTGAACCACCCGGAGCCCATGCAGTGTACATTGATGCTGGTTCTTTATTACCCCATATCCCTCACGAACAATTTCCGGGTCAAGCTTTAGCAATCAATTTGTACTTGGAAGGGGGAATCCGTAGCGTGGAACTCGGCTCATTGATGTTTGCCCATCCCGATCCAGATACAGGTCAAACAATTTATCCGCAATTAGAGTTAGTGCGTTTAGCATTGCCACGACGAGTATACACTCAGAGCCACTTAGATTATGTGGTTGAGATCGTTGAAGAAACTGCTGCCCGACGGGAACAAATTCCTGGCTATCGGCTAACCTATGCTCCCCAATTATTACGTCATTTCACTGCCCGGTTAGAACCAATCCAACCAGTAAGTAATATTCCTCTGAGCTTCGAACTCCAAACTCCAAACTCCAAACTCCAAATAAATTAATTAATTATGATTCCCTTCAAACTTGAAGATTACGATCTGAGCCAGGAATTAGGCTTTTTACCGGCGAGATCTCCTGCCAAAGCTCAATTGCCCCAGAGCTGCCAACAACTGCAACAGACTGCGACCTTGCTACCTAAGTTATTGACTACAGGTAAAATTCGCCGAGTGATCGCCAATCTTCCCTCCGTCAACTTTGAGAGAGAAACTATTGACGAGATGCAGTTACGTCGGCTGATGCAAGTATATTCCTACTTGACTCATGGCTATATCTGGGGTGAACCTACAGCGATCGAGGTATTACCGCACAACATTGCTGTGCCATTCTATCAAATTGCACGACAGCTGATACTGTTGATGAACTTAACATAAGAGATAAATTCGCGTTTTTTGTTCGCGAAATAAGTTTCCATTTGTCTCAGCTAATCAGGAGCTAGCTTAGCAAAAGAAGATACGCGAGTTTTAGCTAATGGCACACCCTCAAACCAGGCAAAGAGACGAATCGCATTCATTGCAGTTGCCGTTAGGATGTGTTGTAGATGAACCTTGCTTAAACCCGTATAACGAGCAGAACGCAAACCAAAACCACGAACAGCTTGAGAAATTGTTCCTTCAACCCCAGCACGTTGATTGTACTGTTTTGACCATTCTTTGGTTTCTTGCTGTTTTCTTCTTTTGACAATAGCTAGATGTTCGTCTTTTGGACGTAGAGTAATTTCTCTCGGTTCGGTTTTAGAGCGGGTACATAAATGACGAAACTGACAGTCGCGACAAGCAGCTCTGGGAAATTTAATTCCAATAACTGTATTGTCCCATTTATCTAAGCGAACAGTCCATTTTTTCGTACTTTTGACTCCTTGAGGACAAGTAGCTTGTTTGGTTTTCCAGTTGATTTTGAACCGACTCAAATCGTAAGCATCGGGATTTTTTGACTGCCAACTCACGTTGTCACGGACTGGCCCAATCAGTTCGAGATCATGTTGTTGCTTGCTCTCAACTAACAAAGTGCCATCCACATAACCAGCATCAACCAGATGCTCTTTGGGTAATAAATCTTTGTCAGCTAAAGATTGATGAATTGAATCAGTTTGGTCTACATCAGTTAGATGAGCTTCTGTAGTTTGGACATTGGTAATTAAATGAACTCGATCTGTTTCACAAGTTTCCGTCAGATGCACCTTGTAACCCATCCAAGTGGTATGTCGCTTGTTACCATAACGAGCTTCAGTATCATAAGGAGAATTACTTCTTAGTCCCGCAGGAGGCAAATCCTTGTGGCTGCGCCAATGAAGTTCTCCGTTGTCAATCCAATATTGGTGTATCCAGGTTATTCGCAGATTCTCTATCGCAGGAATTTCTCGTAACCATAAAGGTGTATTAGGATCGTCGTAAATAACCTTTAAAATTCTCATTCCATCCCTTCCAATGGTTTCCCCATAATCATTGCGAGCCTCTGTACCTCTGGGTAGACGGGATTCTTCAACGGGTTTACTATAGCGGTCAAACCAGTCCTTTTCTACGACATCTGATAACCAATCTGGGACAACTACTGCTAAAGCATTTAAAGCAGCTCTTAAAGTTTCTCCTACACATTCAAGTCTATTAAGATTACGAATTGCAGCTAAAATATGAGTCGAGTCGGTTCGAGCTTTTCCTCTATCTTTCAATAGTTCTAGTTGTTGGCAGCGTTCTAAGAGTTTATCTAATAAAAGCTTTTCTTGGCCTCCACTCAGTAATCGAGAGCGAAATAAACTCAAAACCGAAAAATCAAAACCTGCATCATTCAATTCCAAGCCTAAAGCATATTTCCAATCGATACGGGTAGCTAGTGCTTCTGCTGCTCCTCTGTCAGACAATCCCGACAGATACTGCATCACGCACACCAAGGCTAAACCCTCAGGACGTAAAGCTGGTTGACCTTCTGTGGAATAAAGTTCAACAAAATCCTCATCTACATAAAATGTCCCCAATTCATCTCTTAAGCTCATGTAAATATTTCCTTTGGGGAAGGCTTGGTGTGCTATTTCTTTGGTAAGAGGTGGGATCGGTTTAATTGACTGAGGATGTAGAGCCATGATCTTTAACCACTCCTGTAATCATATAAAATTTGCTGTTATTTGTTAAACTTAGCTCATTCTTCGCGAACAAATTACGCGAATTATACTTCCATTTTATTAATATTTCTCCTCAGTTTTTTGGAGATGAAGAAAAATCAATCATCACAAGATCAATTAGAGCGTATTGACCGAATCACCACAGCGCTCGCTGCTCTGGAACAACAAAAACAACGGCTCGAAACCGAAGGAGAAGTTGCTCCTGTTGGTTGCGTGGTTTCTCGTTATCAGGTACGACAGCAGCAGAAAATTTATTGGTATTACAAACTTCAAGCACAAGAACCTACTTTCCCTAAAGCCCAGGATGAATCGGCTTTGAGTAAGTACAAGCATTTAGGAAAAGCTGGTAGTGAAGCTCATATTACCGCAGTTATGCAGGTGGTCAGAAGGTCTCAAATTGATGAAATTCAACGTACTATTGATACTCTGACTCAAGGCTTATTAGATGTTGGTTATGATGATGAACCACAAAAGAAATAATTAGGGATTAGTATTCGCGAACAAATTACGCGAATAGTTTCCTTTTGTTAAGTTCATCAACAGTATCAGTTAATGCTGATATCATTTTAAAGCCTTGCCAATAATGGAGGCAAGTGCTCAAATTTGACATGAACCGCTTCACAGAAAGCTTTCATTTGCCAGACTTGCATGGTGGGCTCACATTGTCCTTGTTCCCAACGTCTAACGGTGGACACAGCCATTCCAATTTGATGGGCTAGTGCTTCCTGAGTTAAATGAGCTTTTTTTCGGAGCTGAGTAATCTTATTATCAGTATTTTTGACTCGATAGATGGTGTTTTTAGGAGGACGCATAAGAAATAAATCAAAGGCTTAATTAGGAGTAGAAATATTTGAAGGAGGGAGAGAAGCTGA
This genomic window contains:
- a CDS encoding molybdenum cofactor biosynthesis protein MoaE, yielding MVNLSSSSVSPSTKTHPHDSFAITIAPLSLEEAYSLADDQANGAIVLMSGTVRNQTDGIPVEYLEYQAYQPMAIAIFNSIAAEIRRQWQDVNRIVIHHRVGKLKIGEISVIVAVGCPHRGEAFAACRYAIDTLKHNAPIWKKEWFEDGASTWVSIGACEQDDSNNC
- a CDS encoding inorganic diphosphatase; amino-acid sequence: MDLSLIPAQPEPGVINVLIEIAGGSKNKYEFDKDMNAFALDRVLFASVKYPYDYGFVPNTLADDGDPLDGMVIMDEPTFPGCVIAARPIGMLEMIDGGDRDEKILCVPAEDPRYNEVKSLKDIAPHRLEEIAEFFRTYKNLEKKVTEIQGWKDVDAVNPLVEQCIKAYK
- a CDS encoding NAD(P)H-quinone oxidoreductase subunit M; amino-acid sequence: MLVKSTTRHVRIYGAEVKDNQLVPSDNVLTLDVDPDNEFNWSEDTLQKVYRHFDELIEQNNGEDLSEYNLRRIGSDLEHFIRSLLMAGEINYNLGARVRNYSMGLPRMESPDTEGKYR
- a CDS encoding AMP-binding protein; translation: MAKQLSLEQISQCGVDQTIAAAILPQINQSLASLIPVDCWQYLIKGVLKPNYPFPLHELLYHTVFSDWESSKGFPPAWIPSKEQIQATNIAALMKELDIASHSELHAWSVQNCAQFWEVMIERLNICFQAKYTQIVDLSHGVESPQWLVNARLNIAESCFQAPRNNTAIIWQPEGGSLSTLTYGELEALTNRVANSLLNVGFAPGDRLAIAMPMTAESVAIYLGIIKAGCVVVSIADSLAGEEIAIRLQLSQAKAIFTQDYILRAGKHLPLYAKIIDANAPKAIVLANNSSLTVKLRQQDLSWDEFLSPQEQFDAIPVHPDAYTNILFSSGTTGEPKAIPWTHTTPIKCGVDGYLHHDIHPPDVVAWPTNLGWMMGPWLIYASLINHATIALYYGTPTEREFGRFVQDGRVNILGVVPSLVNTWKVTQCMQGLDWSAIRAFSSTGECSTPQDMLFLMSLAGYKPIIEYCGGTEIGGGYLTSTLVHPCSPSTFTTPALGLDLAIVDENGHAADRGEAFIIPPSIGLSTELLNKDHHQVYFADTPSIANSSITLRRHGDRLERLPNSYYRAQGRADDTMNLGGIKVSSAEIERVLSTVKGISETAAIAISPTQGGPSQLIIYAVVAPQWQTDRDTLMVSLQTAIKEHLNPLFKISDLELVESLPRTSSNKVMRRVLRDQYHIKYLSTV
- the nblA gene encoding phycobilisome degradation protein NblA, which translates into the protein MLPKLPDFSLSLEQQFDLHMYQQLVKDLPRDELESLFIEIIRLKMAQENLAKGVIKDCLMKEAA
- a CDS encoding tryptophanase, with product MDSLRAENAYLIKLRESGYGDKSPLEICREMFALADGIIVSAKKDGLVNIGGFIAMNDRALYEQARNELILREGFPTYGGLAGRDLEAIAIGLREVLEEDYLHYRLGQTTYLTERLLESKISIIEPPGAHAVYIDAGSLLPHIPHEQFPGQALAINLYLEGGIRSVELGSLMFAHPDPDTGQTIYPQLELVRLALPRRVYTQSHLDYVVEIVEETAARREQIPGYRLTYAPQLLRHFTARLEPIQPVSNIPLSFELQTPNSKLQIN
- a CDS encoding IS1182 family transposase; this translates as MALHPQSIKPIPPLTKEIAHQAFPKGNIYMSLRDELGTFYVDEDFVELYSTEGQPALRPEGLALVCVMQYLSGLSDRGAAEALATRIDWKYALGLELNDAGFDFSVLSLFRSRLLSGGQEKLLLDKLLERCQQLELLKDRGKARTDSTHILAAIRNLNRLECVGETLRAALNALAVVVPDWLSDVVEKDWFDRYSKPVEESRLPRGTEARNDYGETIGRDGMRILKVIYDDPNTPLWLREIPAIENLRITWIHQYWIDNGELHWRSHKDLPPAGLRSNSPYDTEARYGNKRHTTWMGYKVHLTETCETDRVHLITNVQTTEAHLTDVDQTDSIHQSLADKDLLPKEHLVDAGYVDGTLLVESKQQHDLELIGPVRDNVSWQSKNPDAYDLSRFKINWKTKQATCPQGVKSTKKWTVRLDKWDNTVIGIKFPRAACRDCQFRHLCTRSKTEPREITLRPKDEHLAIVKRRKQQETKEWSKQYNQRAGVEGTISQAVRGFGLRSARYTGLSKVHLQHILTATAMNAIRLFAWFEGVPLAKTRVSSFAKLAPD
- a CDS encoding helix-turn-helix transcriptional regulator is translated as MRPPKNTIYRVKNTDNKITQLRKKAHLTQEALAHQIGMAVSTVRRWEQGQCEPTMQVWQMKAFCEAVHVKFEHLPPLLARL